The window ACGCGGCGGGCCTGCCAGTGACGTTCGGCAGCCTCGTCTACAAGGACAAGGTCGCCGATCGCGACGAGGCGCAGATCGCGCGGCTGAAGGCCGCCGGCGCGATCGTCGTCGGCAAGACGAACGCGCCCGAATTCGGGCACACCGCGATCACGAAGAATCTCGTGTACGGCACGACGCGCTCGCCGTGGAACCTGGACGTCACGCCCGGGGGCAGCTCGGGCGGCTCCGCGGCGGCGCTCGCCGCGTGCGTGCTGCCACTTGTTACGGCGAGCGACGGCGGCGGCTCGATCCGCATCCCCGCGAGCTTCGTCGGCGCCTACGGGCTCAAGACTTCGTACGGGCGCATCCCGCACGACATGCTCGATCTCTGGGAGACGGGCGACACGGCGGTCGCGGGTCCGCTCACGAAGAGCGTGGCCGACGCCGCGCTTCAGCTCGACGTGACGTGCGGCCCGCATCCGCTCGATCCCAACTCGCTGCCGCATCCGGGCATCTCGTACGTCGAGGCGCTCGCGGAGGAGCTGCCCGCGGGCACGCGCTTCGGCTTCTCGCCGGATCTCGGCTACGGCGTGGTGCAGTCCGACATCGCGGCGGTGGTGGAAGACGCCGCGCAGGCATTCGTCAAGGCGGGGCACCGCCTCGTCCCGATCGCGGGTGGGCCACCGATGCTCGGGGCAGCGTGGGGAATGCTCGGCGCGTTCGCGCAGCTCGGGCGTCTCGCGCAGTTCCTGCCCGAGAAGGAGCAGCTCTTCACGCGCGCGTTCCTGACCGGCATCAAGACCGGCTCGAAGCTCACGCCGGAGCGCGCGGGCGAGATCAACCGCCTGCGCAACCAGCTGAACGCGTGGTGCGCCGACGTGTTCTCGCGCGTCGACTTCCTCATCACGCCGACGGTTCCGTACGACCCACCGCCGGCCAAGGGTCCATTCCCCGAGGAGACCGAGGGGCGCCGGCAGCCGCCCGCGGGCGTCGCGGCGTTCACGATTCCGTTCAACCTCTCGTGGCACCCCGCGGCGACGCTGCGCGCCGGCTTCTCGAAGCGCGGCTTGCCCGTCGGTCTGCAGATCGTCGGCCCGCGCCACCGCGAGGATCTCGTGCTGCAGGCGTCGCTCGCGTTCGAGCGCGAGCGTCCGTGGCACCCGAAGTGGGCGACGAGCTGGAGCCATTAGGAGGGGTCGACTCGGCATGCGCGATCACCGCACTTCGAGGCTTCGCTTGCCGTGCACCGCTCGCGGCTGATCGGCGTGATCGTTGATTGCCAGCGCGACGACTTCGCGCGGGGCGTTGGCTTCTGGGCTGGCGCACTCGGCGCGACGGCGACGCAGGAGCCGAACGGCAGCCGCTTCGTGCGCCTGGGCGGCGTGCGCGGCGCGCTCGAATGGCTCGCGCAGCCGATCGACCCCGCGGAGCGCGCGTTTCACGTCGATTTCGAGACCGACGACCTCGAAGCCGAGGTGCGTCGCCTCGAAGCGCTGGGCGCGACGCGCAAGAAGCTCGTGCGCGGTGTGCACTGGGTGATGACTGCGCCGACGGGTCACGAGCTCTGCGTGCTGCCGGTGCAGAGCCCGGATTGGCCCGCGGGCGCTATGACGTGGACGCAATCGGGA of the Deltaproteobacteria bacterium genome contains:
- a CDS encoding amidase; amino-acid sequence: MDKTLSLTLTELIARLRLKKLSPVELMTAVLARIDETNGDLNAVVSMRDRDVLLADARAAEARIQRGEARALEGIPLGVKDLEYAAGLPVTFGSLVYKDKVADRDEAQIARLKAAGAIVVGKTNAPEFGHTAITKNLVYGTTRSPWNLDVTPGGSSGGSAAALAACVLPLVTASDGGGSIRIPASFVGAYGLKTSYGRIPHDMLDLWETGDTAVAGPLTKSVADAALQLDVTCGPHPLDPNSLPHPGISYVEALAEELPAGTRFGFSPDLGYGVVQSDIAAVVEDAAQAFVKAGHRLVPIAGGPPMLGAAWGMLGAFAQLGRLAQFLPEKEQLFTRAFLTGIKTGSKLTPERAGEINRLRNQLNAWCADVFSRVDFLITPTVPYDPPPAKGPFPEETEGRRQPPAGVAAFTIPFNLSWHPAATLRAGFSKRGLPVGLQIVGPRHREDLVLQASLAFERERPWHPKWATSWSH
- a CDS encoding VOC family protein, which codes for MHRSRLIGVIVDCQRDDFARGVGFWAGALGATATQEPNGSRFVRLGGVRGALEWLAQPIDPAERAFHVDFETDDLEAEVRRLEALGATRKKLVRGVHWVMTAPTGHELCVLPVQSPDWPAGAMTWTQSGEKR